The Acidobacteriota bacterium genome has a segment encoding these proteins:
- a CDS encoding DUF2746 domain-containing protein — MSPEFIAILSIGATLAGTQLAAVLWLAGYVQSQANAVRAEMRSEMGGVRTELTNEARSLREEIGGVRTEVIDGIRSVRTEIGSVRTEIGSVRTEIGNVRTEINTRTDELRTEITGVRGEIGCVRGETADLRERMARVEGLLEGLRDTIGNQRDIR, encoded by the coding sequence ATGAGTCCCGAGTTCATCGCAATCCTGAGCATCGGCGCAACGCTCGCCGGCACGCAACTGGCCGCCGTCCTGTGGCTCGCCGGCTACGTTCAATCTCAGGCCAACGCCGTCCGAGCCGAGATGCGGAGTGAGATGGGCGGCGTGCGAACCGAGCTCACCAACGAAGCCCGTAGCCTGCGCGAAGAGATCGGCGGCGTCCGGACCGAGGTTATCGACGGAATCCGTAGTGTCCGAACCGAGATCGGCAGTGTCCGAACCGAGATCGGCAGTGTCCGAACCGAGATCGGCAATGTCCGGACCGAGATCAATACGCGCACGGACGAGCTCCGCACCGAGATCACGGGTGTCCGTGGCGAGATAGGTTGTGTTCGCGGCGAAACGGCAGACCTGCGCGAGAGAATGGCGAGGGTCGAAGGCCTGCTCGAAGGGCTGCGCGATACGATCGGCAACCAGCGCGACATCCGCTGA
- a CDS encoding methyltransferase domain-containing protein yields the protein MTDAISWYDARAEQLADRYESVPAERIHHWLEDLLPSKTGTVLDVGAGSGRDAAWLASRGHEVVAVEPSANMRSAARQRYDDRPIQWIADSLPGLERTFRSGLSFDVVLLSAVWMHVAPSDRTRAFRKLITLLKPGGLLAVTLRHGPVEPERGFHPVSEDEIRRLARDHGAFIERHGAADDHLGRSDVRWTHLAIRLPDDGTGALPLLRHIILNDDKSSTYKLGLLRTLCRIADGAGGVAGSVDDDHVAIPMGLVALTWIRLYKPLLVADLPQNPSNRGCEQLGFAKKAFKKLSAVSHHDLRVGMQFAGDTGATLHQALKDAARTIVKMPVRYMTYPNGIRPILPVRGPVTASRATAGIRLDGPYLASFGTMHVPAHLWTAIQRFSAWIEPAIIAEWIRVTRRYGAKQGRSLEEARLAAAMTWSDPSRDVGVPRERAEQLLATGRLHCVWSGKRLTAGNLDIDHCFPWSVWPCGDLWNLMPAHRKVNQREKRDRLPADPLLRTAQERILDWWNAAYREHPDHPLAQRFALEASASLPGVVAAEADLDSYYSALNLQRLRLKQNQQVPEWSGAPYL from the coding sequence TTGACTGACGCGATTTCCTGGTACGACGCGCGCGCGGAACAACTCGCGGATCGTTACGAGAGCGTACCCGCCGAACGGATTCATCACTGGCTCGAAGACCTGCTTCCCTCGAAGACGGGAACCGTCCTCGACGTGGGCGCCGGCAGCGGTCGCGACGCCGCGTGGCTGGCGTCGCGGGGACACGAGGTCGTCGCGGTCGAACCGTCAGCCAACATGCGGTCGGCAGCACGGCAGCGGTACGACGATCGGCCGATTCAGTGGATTGCCGACTCGCTGCCGGGGCTCGAACGGACGTTCAGGAGCGGTCTCTCCTTCGACGTCGTTCTGCTGAGCGCGGTGTGGATGCACGTCGCACCGTCCGACCGTACGAGGGCGTTCCGAAAGCTCATAACCCTGCTCAAGCCGGGCGGGTTGCTCGCGGTCACGCTGCGCCATGGCCCGGTCGAACCGGAGCGGGGATTCCATCCTGTCTCGGAAGATGAAATCCGTAGACTGGCCCGGGATCACGGCGCCTTCATCGAGAGGCACGGTGCCGCGGACGACCACCTGGGCCGGTCCGACGTTCGCTGGACGCACCTGGCAATCCGGCTGCCTGACGACGGGACGGGCGCCTTGCCGCTCTTGCGGCACATCATCCTCAACGACGACAAGAGCTCCACCTACAAGCTGGGCCTGCTGCGTACGCTGTGTCGCATCGCCGACGGCGCCGGCGGCGTGGCCGGATCCGTGGATGACGACCACGTCGCCATTCCGATGGGACTGGTCGCCCTGACCTGGATTCGCCTCTACAAGCCGCTGCTCGTCGCGGATCTGCCCCAGAATCCATCCAACCGCGGCTGCGAACAGCTCGGATTCGCAAAGAAGGCCTTCAAGAAGCTCAGCGCGGTCTCGCATCACGATCTGCGGGTGGGCATGCAGTTCGCCGGGGACACCGGCGCGACGCTTCACCAGGCCCTCAAGGATGCGGCACGGACCATCGTAAAGATGCCCGTGCGCTACATGACCTATCCCAACGGGATACGTCCCATCCTCCCGGTGCGGGGCCCGGTAACGGCATCGCGTGCGACGGCCGGCATTCGGCTGGACGGACCCTATCTGGCCAGCTTCGGAACGATGCACGTGCCGGCACACCTCTGGACGGCCATCCAGCGCTTCAGCGCCTGGATCGAGCCCGCCATCATCGCCGAGTGGATACGCGTGACGCGCCGCTACGGTGCGAAGCAGGGACGATCGCTCGAGGAAGCCCGGCTGGCCGCGGCCATGACCTGGTCCGATCCGTCCCGCGACGTGGGAGTTCCCCGGGAGCGTGCCGAGCAACTGCTCGCCACAGGACGCCTCCACTGCGTCTGGAGCGGCAAGCGGCTGACCGCCGGCAACCTCGATATCGATCACTGCTTTCCCTGGTCCGTCTGGCCCTGCGGCGATCTCTGGAATCTGATGCCCGCCCACAGAAAGGTCAATCAGCGCGAGAAGCGCGATCGGCTGCCGGCCGACCCGCTGCTGCGAACCGCGCAGGAACGGATCCTCGACTGGTGGAACGCGGCGTACCGCGAGCATCCGGACCATCCGCTGGCGCAGCGCTTCGCACTGGAAGCGTCGGCGAGCCTGCCCGGCGTCGTTGCGGCCGAGGCGGACCTCGACAGCTACTACTCGGCCCTGAACCTGCAGCGTCTGCGGTTGAAGCAGAACCAGCAGGTGCCGGAATGGAGCGGCGCGCCCTACCTGTGA